The following proteins come from a genomic window of Malus domestica chromosome 02, GDT2T_hap1:
- the LOC103407996 gene encoding uncharacterized protein: protein MDPQAFIRLSIGSLGLRIPGTPFKSEKSGIHALSSPYSCEIRLRGFPMQTASIPLVSSPEATTTPDSLSTASSFYLEESDIKALLEPGCFYNPHSCLEIAIFTGKKGSHCGVGNKRQQIGTYKLEVGPEWGQGKPVVLFCGWIAIGKNKHESGKLSAELHLRIRLDPDPRYVFQFDDVTKLSPQVVQLQGSNKQPIFSCKFIRDRVPQVDPLNTYWSGAANNPDLETERRERKGWKVTIHDLSGSAVAAAFITTPFVPATGCDWVARSNPGAWLIVSPDPCRPDSWQPWGKLEAWRERGIRDSVCCRFRLLSECQEAVELFMSEIRINAEKGGEFFIDTDRQMRAVAAAAASASPIPSPQSSGDFAGLYPFVGGFVMSCRVQGEGKASKPLVQLAMRHVTCVEDAAIFMALAAAVDLSIEACRPFRRKFRKTSCPSI, encoded by the exons ATGGATCCTCAGGCTTTTATTAGGTTGTCAATAGGCTCACTTGGACTAAGGATTCCTGGAACACCTTTCAAGTCTGAAAAATCTGGCATTCATGCATTATCTTCCCCGTATTCGTGTGAAATTCGCCTTCGAGGGTTCCCTATGCAGACAGCATCAATTCCCTTAGTTTCTTCCCCTGAAGCTACTACTACACCTGATTCTCTCAGCACGGCCTCGAGTTTTTATCTTGAAGAATCGGATATTAAAGCGCTGCTGGAACCTGGCTGTTTCTACAATCCTCATTCCTGTCTGGAGATTGCTATTTTCACAGGGAAGAAGGGATCCCACTGCGGTGTAGGGAACAAAAGGCAGCAAATTGGGACATATAAGCTGGAGGTTGGTCCCGAATGGGGCCAAGGAAAGCCAGTGGTTCTTTTCTGTGGATGGATAGCTATCGGCAAAAACAAGCACGAAAGCGGAAAATTGAGTGCAGAGCTTCATTTGAGAATAAGACTAGATCCCGATCCAAGATATGTTTTCCAGTTTGACGATGTGACAAAACTTAGTCCTCAGGTTGTTCAGCTTCAAGGCTCCAATAAACAGCCTATTTTCAGCTGCAAGTTCATCCGAGACAG GGTTCCCCAGGTGGATCCATTGAACACATACTGGTCAGGTGCTGCTAACAATCCTGATCTGGAAacagagagaagggagagaaaggGATGGAAGGTGACAATACATGATCTCTCTGGCTCGGCTGTTGCAGCAGCCTTTATAACAACTCCATTTGTTCCGGCAACAGGTTGTGATTGGGTTGCAAGGTCCAACCCAGGAGCTTGGTTGATTGTTAGTCCTGATCCTTGCAGGCCTGATAGCTGGCAGCCGTGGGGAAAACTTGAAGCATGGCGTGAGCGTGGCATCAGAGACTCTGTTTGCTGCCGATTTCGCCTTCTGTCAGAATGCCAGGAGGCCGTGGAGCTCTTCATGTCTGAAATCCGCATCAATGCTGAAAAGGGTGGGGAGTTTTTCATAGACACAGACAGACAGATGCGGGCAGTAGCAGCGGCAGCAGCATCCGCCAGTCCGATACCAAGCCCACAAAGCAGTGGAGACTTTGCAGGTTTATATCCATTTGTGGGTGGTTTCGTCATGAGCTGTAGAGTGCAAGGGGAAGGAAAAGCCAGCAAGCCATTGGTACAACTAGCCATGAGgcatgtgacatgtgtggaggaTGCCGCCATCTTCATGGCTCTTGCAGCTGCTGTCGATCTTAGCATTGAGGCATGTAGGCCCTTCCGTCGGAAGTTCAGGAAAACCTCCTGCCCTTCTATATGA
- the LOC103408006 gene encoding tubulin-folding cofactor A isoform X1, with the protein MGFVLCIYEENDSFDRTPMATLRNLKVKTGTCKRLVKELHSYEKEVEREAAKTADMKEKGADPYDLKQQENVLAESRMMIPDCRKRLEASLADLKGILAEVEEELNQKEGPEIEEARTVIGEVDALFQTTEA; encoded by the exons ATGGGTTTCGTACTTTGCATTTATGAAGAAAATGATTCTTTTGATAGGACACCAATGGCAACCCTAAGAAATCTGAAAGTCAAGACTGGTACTTGTAAACGCCTAGTTAAGGAGCTTCATTCCTATGAGAAAGAGGTTGAGAGAGAAGCTGCCAAAACAGCAGACATGAAGGAGAAAGGAGCTGATCCGTATGACCTGAAGCAGCAG GAAAATGTGCTAGCTGAATCAAGGATGATGATTCCAGACTGTCGGAAACGCTTGGAGGCCTCATTAGCTGACCTGAAAGGAATTTTG GCTGAAGTAGAAGAAGAGTTGAACCAGAAGGAAGGCCCTGAAATTGAAGAAGCTCGAACTGTTATTGGAGAAGTTGACGCACTGTTCCAGACAACAGAAGCCTAA
- the LOC103408006 gene encoding tubulin-folding cofactor A isoform X2: protein MATLRNLKVKTGTCKRLVKELHSYEKEVEREAAKTADMKEKGADPYDLKQQENVLAESRMMIPDCRKRLEASLADLKGILAEVEEELNQKEGPEIEEARTVIGEVDALFQTTEA from the exons ATGGCAACCCTAAGAAATCTGAAAGTCAAGACTGGTACTTGTAAACGCCTAGTTAAGGAGCTTCATTCCTATGAGAAAGAGGTTGAGAGAGAAGCTGCCAAAACAGCAGACATGAAGGAGAAAGGAGCTGATCCGTATGACCTGAAGCAGCAG GAAAATGTGCTAGCTGAATCAAGGATGATGATTCCAGACTGTCGGAAACGCTTGGAGGCCTCATTAGCTGACCTGAAAGGAATTTTG GCTGAAGTAGAAGAAGAGTTGAACCAGAAGGAAGGCCCTGAAATTGAAGAAGCTCGAACTGTTATTGGAGAAGTTGACGCACTGTTCCAGACAACAGAAGCCTAA
- the LOC103409869 gene encoding glutamate receptor 1.4-like gives MGSMEGKIVRSCISAALSDFYHLHIDYSTRVVLHSRDSKGDPLHALSSALHLLENIKVEAIIGAQTRVEANLLANLGEAAKVPILSFSEPSSPLPLNDDRYAFSVGIAQDETSQVMGINAIIEVFKWKDVILLYDNTEYGNDMIPTLASFFQQKNVYIAHKSCIAISSTNEQIFEELQTLMKLKTKVFVVHISHLLVPRLFSNVNKLGMMSEGYTWILTSASMNFLHFMDSKVIESMQGVVGLKSYIPVSTRLQNLTSKVRNKLYMKDPNMKVSELSADKIWVYDATWALAEAIEKASTKNSSRSKHGVVLLREILQRRFKGLSGEIQFPKGKLISGTLEIVNVIGKEARRVGFWFFEEKTEKAQSHILNNGRNLLLSNHLKTIRWPGGSKRQLSSEIKLRIGVPVRVGFKELVRVEHDLQTNRTNVTGFSIDVFKIAISALPYKVHYEFFPFENENGVMAGTYSDLVYQVYLKNYDAVVGDITITSNRSQYVDFTMPYTDLGVGMLVPNQKDMWIFLKPLSAYLWITSACFFILTGFIVWVIESPVNQEFQGTPLQQIGTILWFSFSTLVFAHRERILSNLAKFVVIIWMFVVLILTSNYTATLASMMTVKQIQMDSIGNYIGYQSGSLGVIVNLNFKGMKPYRSAEEYADALSKESKHGGVSAIIDELPYINIFRAKYSSDYSIIKTKSITNGLAFAFPKGSKLVEDLSTQIRHMREEGQLLDLEKTWFHRKTSLMPDDSMEDNNMSSPSNTLGLHDFLGLFLVSGVSSAVALFVFLIFSQTFRNLIKGQLQQIGGRLQRLRMFLSNVIST, from the exons CTCTGCATCTTTTGGAAAATATAAAAGTTGAAGCAATAATTGGTGCACAAACAAGAGTGGAAGCAAATCTTTTGGCAAATTTGGGGGAAGCAGCTAAAGTGCCCATATTGTCCTTTTCGGAACCTAGCTCTCCTCTTCCTCTAAATGACGATAGATATGCCTTCTCTGTCGGGATCGCACAAGATGAAACTTCTCAAGTTATGGGGATCAATGCCATCATTGAAGTTTTTAAATGGAAGGATGTCATACTTCTGTATGACAACACAGAGTACGGGAATGACATGATTCCAACTTTGGCAAGTTTCTTTCAACAGAAAAATGTGTATATAGCACATAAAAGCTGTATTGCTATATCCTCAACAAATGAACAAATATTTGAAGAACTCCAAACGCTAATGAAATTGAAGACAAAGGTATTTGTTGTGCACATTTCACACTTGCTTGTGCCTCGCCTTTTCTCAAATGTAAATAAGTTAGGAATGATGAGTGAAGGCTATACTTGGATTCTGACATCAGCTAGCATGAATTTCTTGCATTTCATGGATTCTAAAGTGATTGAATCAATGCAAGGAGTGGTAGGTTTGAAGTCTTATATTCCAGTATCAACTAGGCTGCAAAATCTTACTTCAAAAGTGAGGAACAAACTTTACATGAAGGATCCCAATATGAAAGTAAGTGAGTTAAGTGCAGACAAAATCTGGGTGTACGATGCAACTTGGGCTCTAGCTGAAGCAATTGAAAAAGCAAGTACTAAAAATTCTAGTAGATCCAAACATGGAGTTGTGCTACTAAGAGAAATATTGCAGAGGAGGTTTAAGGGTTTAAGTGGTGAAATTCAATTTCCAAAGGGGAAACTGATTTCGGGTACATTAGAGATAGTAAATGTGATAGGAAAAGAGGCAAGAAGGGTCggattttggttttttgaaGAAAAGACCGAGAAAGCTCAGTCACACATACTTAACAATGGCAGAAATCTTCTTTTAAGCAACCACTTGAAAACAATTAGATGGCCAGGAGGATCTAAAAGGCAATTGAGTAGTGAAATAAAATTGAGAATTGGTGTTCCAGTGAGAGTTGGGTTCAAGGAACTTGTGCGTGTGGAGCATGATCTTCAAACCAATAGAACAAATGTCACTGGGTTCAGTATCGATGTGTTCAAAATTGCAATCAGTGCGTTGCCGTATAAAGTACATTATGAGTTTTTTCCATTTGAGAATGAAAATGGAGTTATGGCGGGGACTTACAGTGATCTTGTTTACCAGGTTTATCTCAAG AATTACGATGCTGTTGTGGGAGATATAACGATCACATCGAACAGATCTCAATATGTTGATTTTACAATGCCATATACTGACTTAGGTGTGGGAATGCTAGTCCCAAATCAAAAGGACATGTGGATTTTCTTGAAACCTCTTTCAGCATATCTTTGGATAACGAGTGCGTGTTTCTTTATCCTTACGGGTTTCATTGTGTGGGTAATTGAGAGTCCTGTCAACCAAGAATTTCAAGGCACACCTTTGCAGCAAATCGGAACAATATTATGGTTCTCCTTCTCAACCCTTGTGTTTGCTCATA GGGAGAGGATACTTAGCAACTTGGCAAAGTTTGTAGTGATAATATGGATGTTTGTGGTGCTGATATTGACATCCAATTACACCGCTACTTTAGCATCAATGATGACAGTTAAACAGATACAAATGGACTCAATTGGAAACTATATAGGTTACCAATCAGGTTCATTGGGAGTGATAGTGAACTTGAATTTCAAAGGGATGAAGCCATATCGTTCAGCTGAAGAATATGCTGATGCTTTATCAAAAGAAAGCAAGCATGGCGGTGTTTCGGCGATAATTGATGAGCTTCCATATATCAATATCTTCCGTGCAAAGTATTCTTCCGACTACTCCATCATTAAAACCAAGTCTATCACCAATGGTTTAGCCTTT GCTTTCCCTAAAGGTTCGAAATTGGTCGAGGACTTATCGACACAAATACGACATATGAGAGAAGAAGGACAGCTTTTAGACCTGGAAAAGACCTGGTTTCATAGAAAAACAAGTCTTATGCCGGACGATAGTATGGAGGATAATAATATGAGTAGTCCCTCCAATACTCTTGGCCTCCACGACTTTCTTGGTTTATTCCTTGTCAGCGGGGTTTCGTCCGCTGTTGCACTCTTCGTATTCTTAATCTTTTCCCAAACATTTAGAAATCTGATTAAAGGACAACTGCAGCAAATTGGAGGACGACTGCAGCGTTTAAGGATGTTCCTCTCCAATGTAATTAGTACATGA